Proteins from a single region of Sphaerochaeta globosa str. Buddy:
- a CDS encoding RnfABCDGE type electron transport complex subunit D, producing the protein MNIQKQQAMRTVLYGLAPLCLAALYFFGWRFIAVLAVVTATGLVCEWLMFKRYGFKVTESLFVSCTLFALSLPPTIPLWIAAMGIAFGILFGKMVFGGFGKNIFNPAITARAFVYISFGVPMTAKFIGNATTLGFFPAGFGTWISQADSVSAATPLVTRSVGVLDLFLGFSSGSFGETSALLILLGGIYIVYKKAANWKIVLASLLSFVLLQTIFWASGLQIATENGLVAATSPLTALFSGSFLLAAFFMITDPVSASQSTDAGRWIYGAMFGLLTVLIRTFSTWIEGVTFAILIANMFAPLLDTLLKSAKAKKKQKSVQGGAA; encoded by the coding sequence GTGAACATACAAAAACAACAGGCAATGCGAACTGTCCTCTATGGACTTGCTCCGCTTTGCCTTGCTGCACTCTATTTTTTTGGATGGCGATTTATCGCAGTTCTCGCAGTCGTAACCGCTACAGGGCTGGTATGTGAATGGCTCATGTTCAAGCGGTATGGATTCAAGGTAACCGAGTCTTTGTTCGTCTCCTGTACGCTGTTTGCTCTCTCATTACCGCCGACCATACCCCTTTGGATAGCGGCCATGGGTATAGCATTCGGCATACTCTTCGGAAAAATGGTCTTTGGAGGCTTTGGCAAGAATATCTTCAATCCTGCGATTACCGCCCGAGCTTTCGTGTATATCAGCTTCGGCGTTCCCATGACGGCAAAATTTATTGGAAATGCCACCACCTTGGGCTTTTTCCCTGCAGGGTTTGGTACCTGGATCAGCCAAGCCGACAGCGTTTCTGCCGCTACTCCGCTCGTAACCAGAAGCGTAGGTGTTCTGGACCTGTTCCTAGGCTTCAGCAGCGGGAGTTTTGGCGAAACCAGTGCACTGCTCATTCTGCTGGGGGGTATCTACATCGTCTACAAAAAGGCGGCCAACTGGAAAATCGTGCTCGCATCCCTGCTCTCATTCGTACTGCTACAGACCATCTTTTGGGCAAGTGGATTGCAAATTGCAACAGAGAATGGCTTGGTGGCAGCGACCTCTCCCCTCACGGCCCTATTCTCGGGCAGTTTCCTCCTTGCCGCTTTCTTCATGATTACCGACCCGGTTTCAGCCTCCCAATCGACCGATGCAGGCCGATGGATCTATGGGGCCATGTTCGGGCTGCTTACCGTCCTGATCCGCACCTTTTCCACATGGATCGAGGGGGTGACCTTCGCCATCCTTATCGCCAACATGTTCGCTCCTCTGCTTGACACCCTGCTCAAGAGTGCAAAGGCCAAGAAGAAACAGAAAAGCGTCCAAGGAGGTGCTGCATGA
- a CDS encoding FMN-binding protein, which produces MSTQKVFYRERIYPLLFMFLTTFFCILLTAGIHLATQDRALANELSFTRKAILDAGGVEYENTTEGIELAYKKAVKEAEGYFTTSGTSGTRYIIPLEGPGLWGTISIMAGFQEDLSTFTGIAIVSQNETPGLGARIEEPWFTAQFKGKQAPFTLVEEGTAATPSEVDAITGATRTSEYFRNLSNQAADAAKRIIRGE; this is translated from the coding sequence ATGAGTACACAAAAGGTCTTTTACCGGGAACGCATCTACCCTTTGCTTTTCATGTTCCTTACTACCTTTTTTTGCATTCTGCTTACCGCCGGCATCCATCTTGCAACCCAGGACAGGGCTCTAGCAAATGAGCTCTCCTTTACCCGCAAGGCCATCCTCGATGCAGGAGGAGTGGAGTATGAGAATACTACCGAGGGCATCGAGCTAGCCTATAAGAAAGCCGTCAAAGAGGCCGAGGGCTATTTCACCACCAGCGGCACATCGGGTACACGCTACATCATTCCCCTTGAAGGCCCGGGCCTTTGGGGTACCATCTCCATCATGGCAGGTTTTCAGGAGGACCTAAGCACCTTTACCGGTATCGCCATCGTCAGCCAAAACGAGACCCCAGGCTTGGGAGCCCGTATCGAGGAGCCATGGTTTACCGCCCAGTTCAAAGGTAAGCAGGCACCTTTTACCTTGGTCGAGGAAGGAACTGCCGCCACACCGAGTGAAGTGGATGCCATAACCGGGGCCACCCGAACCTCGGAGTATTTTAGGAATCTTTCAAACCAAGCCGCCGATGCTGCCAAGCGCATCATCAGAGGAGAGTGA